One Saccharomyces mikatae IFO 1815 strain IFO1815 genome assembly, chromosome: 16 genomic region harbors:
- the CSR2 gene encoding Csr2p (similar to Saccharomyces cerevisiae ECM21 (YBL101C) and CSR2 (YPR030W); ancestral locus Anc_7.436): MQSTVPIAIASNANRRDVGQNYAANDESDVLQRLGHNREMISTSLSPQKSSGFGGRRRSSSVRDALSAFFGTGNSPTSNLDDYSNLANRNYTTASTAMCRGNSFPSDVVGNCFNITSSYQPDRHRNSVPYSTIDQLHTRQDTGLRRESDPVPLKKLSNSDDVVKPLMTHHANNSAMFIGRVLSDYLADRGFIKQMPLYNKKKVLEISIATSAESVFLPTTKSDETEYLSLIHGSLDHTQTESVNTTSAAENNLLPSSPTVDTLNENNDLSLFSLPAPRSNSGNMTGISGTRDRSNTGNTSLASNNNTSDMDSFVANSNNNITTNVDSTVRNRHLSSHPRSPPNAWNSQMPSFSFALIFSLDKPTTLTDIKVELTSNVRIVWYNGLPPTRNVNEECYNIGSLSWTLDANNFNLFIPKGAKSPLDVVENHSNNRRLKVLQKLSMRKRRSFSNKAVLKESILKNLNASDSANKLNAGIYVFTIPIVLANRIPESLYYPSARVSYTLRLATRLKDEHLQLATSQSRSSSLSPPQKSRSNSYSHPQEYSHVDDSIEGETYNNDKNANGKSAFPSSWLKSAKDRLKRNNSNGDSEHNGTSSTCNSTSQYDSEATIYSEYPLRLVRTPPEISITTANKPLYINKVWENCLSYEVSFAQKYVPLNGEIPITIKVAPLVKSLSVKRIRVSCREKISYKSKDYRHDFDQLDPLASDPCNPYHMRYSVRKKKDRRLPLFEVASKCTSGPSIREEVVTNTVDDNLLAYTSSKEDNKDIPFSESFTVKTKLKFPKYSEIDATKATNLPPYGIDLFDPVKDSIQSESTSNNGKVLGLLMGRSSKTPKAFHKIQRDKDHNEINDKNGNPITTLQTSSNVPIQHYTRLNKPRRGLYLDSMHFKNIQCSHKLEIILRVSKTDSGASKMIRHYEIIVDTPIYLISDLCNTSNIDLPTYDMATTESSKVLPPTFEEATSVPASPRSSLSYYPDDISMQQLNLSRSTSLANGYLSTVHPKTTAFSDTFHATQNRDQQEQQVRPFRAEEYVPHMVDGNNAYNNMDGLLSQDILRKEGASTLFKKDIVTMDFNNNIFTPRHDSRISIDNNDNYNDNDNNDNESDIEGPGSMIQPGPEPPRYEEISS; encoded by the coding sequence ATGCAATCTACTGTTCCAATAGCCATTGCAAGTAATGCTAATAGGAGAGATGTTGGTCAAAACTATGCAGCAAACGACGAGAGTGATGTGTTGCAAAGGCTAGGCCATAACAGGGAGATGATTTCTACTTCTCTGTCTCCACAAAAATCGTCGGGATTCGGTGGTAGGAGAAGATCATCTAGTGTTAGAGACGCCCTTTCTGCTTTTTTTGGAACTGGAAACAGTCCAACATCTAATCTAGATGATTATTCGAATTTGGCGAACCGCAATTATACTACAGCGTCAACTGCTATGTGTAGAGGAAATAGTTTTCCTTCGGACGTGGTGGGTAATTGTTTCAATATTACGAGCTCCTACCAACCAGACAGACATAGAAACTCCGTTCCGTATTCCACCATAGACCAATTACATACAAGGCAAGATACCGGTCTGAGGAGAGAGTCAGATCCTGttccattgaaaaaactttctaATAGTGACGATGTTGTGAAACCGCTTATGACGCATCATGCCAATAACAGCGCCATGTTCATTGGTAGAGTTTTATCAGACTATTTAGCAGACCGTGGTTTCATTAAGCAAATGccattatataataaaaaaaaagtattgGAAATTTCCATTGCGACAAGTGCAGAATCAGTTTTCTTACCAACCACAAAAAGTGACGAGACAGAGTATCTATCACTAATACATGGTTCTTTGGACCACACGCAAACAGAATCTGTCAATACCACTAGTGCTGCTGAAAATAATTTGCTTCCTTCCTCTCCCACAGTGGACACtttgaatgaaaacaatgatcTATCACTATTTTCGCTACCTGCACCACGATCCAACTCTGGTAATATGACGGGTATAAGCGGTACTAGAGATCGAAGCAATACTGGTAATACTTCTTTAGCATCGAATAATAATACATCAGATATGGATTCCTTTGTCGCGAACagtaataacaatattacAACTAATGTGGATTCTACTGTGAGAAATAGGCATTTAAGTTCTCACCCGCGTTCTCCTCCCAACGCTTGGAATAGCCAAATGCCTTCCTTCAGTTTTGCGTTGATATTTTCCCTAGATAAACCAACCACACTTACTGATATTAAAGTGGAACTCACTTCAAATGTGAGGATTGTATGGTATAATGGGCTTCCTCCTACCAGGAATGTGAACGAGGAATGCTACAATATAGGTTCTTTAAGTTGGACCTTGGACGCAAACAACttcaatcttttcattcCGAAAGGTGCTAAGTCTCCCCTTGATGTCGTTGAAAATCATTCAAATAATCGGAGATTAAAAGTGTTGCAGAAGCTATCAATGAGGAAACGCCGTTCTTTTTCGAATAAGGCTGTTCTCAAGGAGAGtattttaaaaaatcttAATGCCTCCGATTCTGCGAACAAATTAAATGCAGGTATTTACGTTTTCACTATCCCTATAGTCCTTGCTAATCGTATTCCTGAATCCCTCTACTACCCATCAGCAAGGGTGTCTTATACTCTGAGACTAGCAACGAGGTTGAAGGACGAACATTTGCAGTTAGCGACATCGCAATCACGCTCTTCATCACTTTCCCCTCCTCAGAAATCACGTTCGAATTCCTATTCTCATCCTCAGGAATATTCCCATGTTGATGATTCTATAGAAGGAGAGACATACAATAACGATAAGAATGCCAACGGCAAAAGCGCATTTCCATCTTCTTGGTTAAAAAGTGCGAAAGACCggttaaaaagaaacaattcAAACGGAGACTCTGAGCATAATGGTACATCGTCTACTTGTAATTCGACCTCTCAGTATGATTCAGAAGCAACTATATATTCAGAGTACCCACTTCGTTTGGTAAGAACTCCACCAGAGATTTCGATCACCACAGCTAACAAGCCACTTTACATAAATAAGGTTTGGGAAAACTGTCTTTCCTATGAGGTTTCGTTCGCTCAAAAATATGTTCCTTTGAATGGTGAAATCCCAATTACAATCAAAGTTGCACCATTAGTAAAAAGTCTTAGTGTAAAGAGAATTCGCGTTAGTTgtagagaaaaaatttcatatAAAAGTAAGGACTATCGACATGATTTTGACCAATTAGATCCATTGGCTTCAGATCCTTGTAATCCTTATCACATGAGATATTCGgtgagaaagaaaaaggacaGACGGCTGCCACTGTTTGAAGTGGCTTCTAAGTGTACAAGTGGACCTTCTATCAGAGAGGAAGTCGTTACTAATACagttgatgataatttaCTGGCCTACAcctcttcaaaagaagacaaTAAGGATATTCCGTTCTCTGAGTCCTTTACTGTTAAGACAAAGTTGAAGTTTCCAAAATACTCCGAAATTGACGCTACCAAAGCCACAAATTTACCACCGTATGGTATTGACCTTTTTGATCCAGTGAAAGATTCAATACAGAGTGAAAGTACTTCTAATAATGGCAAGGTGCTGGGTCTGTTAATGGGTCGCTCGAGCAAGACGCCCAAGGCATTTCATAAGATACAACGAGACAAAGACCACAATGAAATTAACGATAAAAATGGTAACCCAATAACAACTTTGCAAACTAGCTCAAATGTCCCCATTCAGCACTATACACGATTGAATAAACCAAGACGCGGTTTATACTTGGATAGCATGCATTTTAAGAATATTCAATGTTCACATAAATTAGAAATCATTTTGAGAGTGAGCAAGACTGACAGTGGtgcttcaaaaatgataaGGCATTATGAAATAATTGTTGATACACCCATTTACCTGATATCTGACCTTTGTAACACTTCCAACATAGACTTACCCACTTATGATATGGCTACCACCGAATCATCTAAGGTTTTGCCACCAACTTTCGAAGAGGCCACATCAGTTCCGGCGTCACCAAGATCTTCTCTATCATACTATCCTGACGACATTTCCATGCAGCAATTGAATTTGTCTAGGTCAACTTCCCTGGCAAATGGCTACCTGTCGACCGTACATCCTAAAACAACAGCTTTTTCAGACACATTTCATGCCACCCAAAACCGAGATCAGCAAGAACAACAAGTCCGTCCTTTTAGGGCTGAGGAGTACGTACCGCACATGGTAGATGGAAATAACGCCTATAATAATATGGATGGCTTACTTTCGCAAGATATCCTCAGAAAGGAAGGCGCATCTACCCTATTCAAGAAAGACATTGTCACAATGGACTTTAACAACAATATATTCACACCTCGGCATGATTCCCGTATTTCTATCGATAACAATGACAActataatgataatgacaataatgataatgaaagcGATATAGAGGGGCCTGGTTCAATGATTCAACCGGGTCCTGAACCACCACGATATGAAGAGATTTCCTCGTAG
- the APL4 gene encoding AP-1 complex subunit gamma (similar to Saccharomyces cerevisiae APL4 (YPR029C); ancestral locus Anc_7.435): protein MGSSLRSFIKDVRGAKTLADERAIITKQSAKIRTKLRDDHLPHEKRRVNIQKLLYLYILGEKTHFGQVESINLVASDEFVDKRLGYLAATLLLDESEDLLTLLTNMLNNDLHHPNKYVVSLALTSLGFLSSPELARDLYPDVENIIKNSRDPFLLKKALQCAAKLIFKDDSLLEIFNIEDITRVLSNHSICTHGVLLGITKILQSILLIGLNGNKEEEDGIDYNNDILAPLSLLLREFFVRLENLNSKNIEPGYDVQGICDPFLQCEMIYTLQLYFQVGELLDSKHVLGYKDNFCDLLTRIATNTDSTKNSGQAILYETVKTIFSLNLNQPLRVLGVNILAKFLAGKDNNTKYVSLNTLLKVVPQEPTAVQRHRKFISHCLQDNDVSIRMRALELSFAILDGSNLVELVNELMKFLAKQDEDSKDLIIYTIDHLVDTFDTHVVKDESWKLDVFLNILKLVGPFINYEKINDILIIINNTTKLFDKSNFLQKLLSLSLDGESMEISDDNIGWQLVLVWCIGEYGDLVLNGDNKNNTSSINESSITDYLLNLQECYTTTNHKIINYILTTALKLSIKIFDAKNIEKLRQLILNYADSTDLTLQMKSNQYEIFFNQSLSVKKTILETMPKFEKIAEKSNNVKGSSKNLISNEPIDLLSDLLNEDSKSETKDSTGDNVKPIDILEEIFGEKNDITQPLKRGEEEEKSTNHPTVAITNADVILPSDATKIYDSSSLNVYASLLSVSSGLAHLDLFFQAKSLISDLQTFCAVPKAQKLTLGQLYPSSTIKASQVCKQSLKVSGSGKLKLRIKLDFHLNGSSSTTNEQFDHKFNESL, encoded by the coding sequence ATGGGTTCTTCATTGAGAAGCTTTATCAAAGATGTTCGTGGTGCTAAAACTCTGGCGGATGAAAGAGCCATCATTACAAAACAATCTGCCAAAATAAGAACAAAGTTGAGAGATGATCATCTGCCCCATGAAAAAAGGCGAGTGAATATACAGAAACTCTTATATCTATACATTTTGGGAGAAAAAACACATTTTGGCCAGGTGGAATCGATCAATCTAGTTGCTTCTGATGAATTTGTCGATAAAAGGTTAGGCTATCTCGCTGCGACTTTGTTATTGGATGAATCGGAGGATTTATTAACTCTCTTGACAAACATGTTAAACAACGATTTGCATCATCCTAATAAATACGTAGTGTCACTCGCATTAACCTCATTGGGGTTTTTGAGCTCTCCTGAGCTAGCCAGAGATCTCTATCCAGACGTGGAgaatatcatcaaaaatTCGAGAgatccttttcttttgaaaaaagctCTCCAATGTGCTGCCAAGTTAATTTTTAAAGATGATTCTCTTTTGGAAATCTTCAACATTGAAGACATAACTAGGGTTTTATCGAATCATTCGATATGTACCCACGGTGTCCTTTTAGGTATCACAAAAATTCTACAATCTATTCTGTTAATTGGATTGAACggaaataaagaagaagaggatggCATTGATTACAACAATGACATCTTGGCTCCATTATCTTTACTGTTGCGTGAGTTTTTCGTTCGGTTGGAAAATCTAAATtctaaaaatattgaacCTGGGTACGACGTTCAAGGCATTTGTGACCCATTTTTGCAGTGTGAAATGATTTACACTTTACAACTATACTTTCAGGTTGGAGAGCTGTTAGATTCGAAGCATGTATTGGGCTATAAAGATAACTTTTGTGATTTATTGACTCGTATTGCTACTAATACGGATTCAACGAAAAACAGCGGACAGGCCATTCTCTATGAGACAGTAAAGactatcttttctttgaatttgaacCAACCTCTCCGTGTTCTTGGTGTTAACATTTTAGCCAAGTTTCTTGCAGGAAAAGATAACAATACGAAATACGTATCTTTGAACACCTTATTGAAGGTTGTTCCACAAGAGCCCACGGCAGTGCAAAGGCATAGGAAGTTCATATCTCATTGTTTACAAGATAACGATGTTTCTATTCGCATGAGAGCTTTGGAGTTGAGCTTTGCCATCTTGGATGGTTCAAATTTAGTGGAATTAGTTAATGAATTAATGAAGTTTTTGGCCAAACAGGATGAAGATTCAAAGGATCTTATAATATACACTATAGATCATTTAGTTGATACTTTCGATACCCATGTTGTCAAGGATGAAAGTTGGAAATTAGATGTTTTTTTAAATATCTTAAAATTGGTGGGACCGTTCATcaattatgaaaaaattaatgatattttaatCATAATAAACAATACAACCAAATTATTCGACAAATCTaattttttacaaaaacTGCTATCACTTTCATTAGATGGAGAATCAATGGAAATTTCTGACGATAATATTGGTTGGCAGTTGGTTTTGGTTTGGTGCATTGGTGAATATGGTGATTTAGTATTAAATGGggataataaaaataatacaagTTCAATCAATGAGTCATCGATCACTGATTATCTACTAAATTTACAGGAGTGCTATACGACAACCAATCACAAGATAATCAACTACATTTTAACAACCGCATTGAAGTTATctataaaaatttttgatgccaaaaatattgaaaagttGAGACAGCTGATATTAAACTATGCGGATTCCACTGATCTGACACTTCAAATGAAGAGCAACCaatatgaaatttttttcaatcagTCCTTATCTGTTAAAAAAACCATTTTAGAAACAATGCCCAAATTCGAAAAGATTGCTGAAAAATCCAATAATGTAAAAGGATCATCTAAAAATCTCATCTCCAATGAACCGATTGATTTACTGTCAGATTTATTGAACGAAGATTCAAAATCTGAAACGAAAGATTCAACCGGTGACAATGTTAAACCCATCGATATATTGGAAGAGATTTTTggagaaaagaatgatatTACTCAACCACTCAAGAgaggagaagaagaagaaaaatcaactaATCATCCAACAGTAGCCATCACGAACGCAGATGTCATCCTTCCCTCGGATGCCACCAAAATTTATGACAGTTCCTCATTGAACGTATATGCTTCTTTACTCTCAGTAAGTTCTGGATTGGCACATTTagatttgttttttcagGCAAAATCTTTAATATCAGATCTACAAACTTTCTGTGCTGTTCCTAAAGCCCAAAAGCTAACATTAGGTCAATTATACCCATCTTCAACAATAAAGGCCAGTCAAGTTTGCAAACAGTCTTTAAAAGTATCAGGATCTGGAAAACTTAAGTTAAGGATAAAGTTGGACTTTCATTTAAATGGTTCTTCATCTACGACTAATGAACAATTTGATCACAAATTCAATGAAAGTCTATAA
- the NTO1 gene encoding Nto1p (similar to Saccharomyces cerevisiae NTO1 (YPR031W); ancestral locus Anc_7.439), translated as MNRVSVDDGPKLREEKHFQDFYPDLNADTLLPFIVPLGETKVNIHNGSIDISNLNNREKHEIESVQTKELIFKGRVTTEPLILKRNEVEFQKCKITTNELKSRKILYGLTLNESFISKYYYINKPRSRKGYKSHQTEFSELKTPYFSKFSGREAANVTISTATKSALQKFASISSNLANFKPQYDMDEQDELYLHYLNKKYFKGQMSHEVFEVLMTTLETEWFHIEKHIPSTNNLIAKHNILRDCHNCELYGSDDGAGLSMDQACAVCLGTDSDNSNTIVFCDGCNIAVHQECYGIIFIPEGKWLCRRCMISKNNFVTCLMCPSHTGAFKQTDTGSWVHNICALWLPELYFSNLNYMEPIEGVQNISTSRWKLNCYICKKKMGACIQCFQRNCFTAYHVTCARRAGLYMSKGKCTIQELATNQFPQKYPIESFCHKHAPSGWKSNMEGINKTRKYFALLSKLPAEAPQRDEENDRIDSKFKKTIWRTSNQTPVAPHIFAEILQKAVGFFGLTNSPASSFDICRYWSMKRELAGGTPLVPCFENNSFESLTEKQLQRRLDFADDQLKDLYRLKELTTLVKKRTLTSHNLFRSQKMVSDIVKSPQKYLLKINVLDIFIKSEQFKALERLVTDPELLAILERCKNSKFDTVQNFKEKIMHFFLTLDNLPSAPRILQAVSLKAKEQVTNLIRPIEHMDINKLLVRDFILTNDNNIEERPWSGPIIMEEEELSDAEELTAGERRLLKLILNDG; from the coding sequence ATGAATAGGGTATCAGTAGATGATGGGCCCAAACTACGTGAAGAAAAGCACTTCCAAGATTTTTATCCCGACCTTAATGCCGATACTTTACTGCCGTTCATCGTTCCCTTAGGCGAGACAAAAGTTAACATTCATAATGGCTCGATTGATATTTCAAACCTGAATAATAGAGAAAAACATGAGATTGAAAGCGTACAAACAAAGGAATTGATCTTCAAGGGTAGAGTTACCACTGAGCCATTAAtactaaaaagaaatgaagtGGAGTTCCAAAAATGTAAAATAACTAcaaatgaattgaaaagtaGGAAGATTTTGTACGGCCTTACACTCAATGAGAGTTTCATATCCAagtattattatataaacAAACCAAGGAGTAGGAAGGGTTATAAATCACATCAAACAGAATTCAGTGAGTTGAAAACACCttacttttccaaattttccgGTAGAGAAGCTGCAAATGTTACCATTTCGACGGCTACAAAGAGTgcacttcaaaaattcgCCAGTATTTCATCTAATCTCGCTAACTTTAAGCCCCAATATGACATGGATGAGCAGGATGAATTATATTTACATTAcctaaacaaaaaatatttcaaaggTCAGATGTCTCATGAAGTATTTGAAGTTTTAATGACCACATTAGAAACCGAATGGTTTCATATTGAAAAGCACATACCATCAACTAATAATTTAATTGCCAAGCATAATATTTTGCGGGATTGTCACAATTGTGAGCTATATGGTTCTGATGACGGAGCAGGCTTATCGATGGATCAGGCGTGCGCAGTTTGCTTGGGCACAGATAGTGATAATTCTAATACAATCGTCTTTTGCGATGGATGCAATATTGCGGTCCATCAAGAATGTTATGGTATAATTTTTATCCCTGAAGGGAAATGGTTATGTAGACGATGTATgatctcaaaaaataattttgtCACCTGTTTAATGTGTCCAAGTCATACGGGGGCATTCAAACAAACTGATACTGGTTCTTGGGTGCATAATATATGTGCTTTGTGGCTTCCAGAGCTATATTTTTCTAATTTAAACTACATGGAACCTATAGAGGGTGTTCAGAATATCAGTACATCACGATGGAAACTCAACTGTTACATttgcaaaaagaagatgggTGCTTGCATTCAATGTTTCCAAAGAAACTGTTTTACAGCATATCATGTCACATGTGCCCGTCGAGCTGGTCTCTACATGAGCAAAGGGAAATGTACTATTCAAGAATTGGCCACCAACCAATTTCCACAAAAGTATCCAATCGAAAGCTTTTGCCATAAGCATGCGCCTAGTGGTTGGAAATCTAATATGGAAGGTATTAATAAAACTAGAAAATACTTTGCTCTGCTCTCCAAATTACCAGCTGAAGCACCACAGCGTGATGAAGAGAACGATAGGATAGATTCCAAatttaagaaaacaatTTGGAGGACGTCTAACCAGACACCCGTGGCACCGCATATTTTTGCAGAAATACTGCAAAAGGCTGTTGGTTTTTTTGGCTTAACTAACTCACCAGCTAgttcttttgatatttgCAGATATTGGTCAATGAAAAGAGAACTCGCCGGAGGTACCCCATTGGTTCCctgttttgaaaataattcGTTTGAGTCATTAACTGAGAAACAATTACAAAGAAGGTTAGACTTTGCCGATGATCAACTCAAAGACTTGTACAGACTGAAGGAGCTGACAACCCTGGTAAAGAAAAGGACACTAACTTCTCATAACCTGTTTAGATCCCAAAAGATGGTTTCTGATATAGTTAAATCGCCGCAGAAGTATCTTCTAAAAATCAACGTTCTAGACATTTTCATAAAATCCGAGCAGTTTAAAGCCCTTGAAAGATTAGTCACTGATCCTGAACTATTAGCTATTTTAGAAAGGTGTAAGAATAGCAAGTTTGATACTGTTCAGAATTTCAAGGAGAAAATcatgcatttttttttgactttGGACAACCTTCCCAGTGCGCCAAGGATACTTCAAGCTGTCTCGCTAAAGGCAAAAGAGCAAGTAACGAATCTAATCAGGCCTATAGAACATATGGACATCAATAAGTTACTAGTTAGAGATTTCATTTTAACGAATGATAACAACATAGAAGAAAGGCCATGGAGTGGCCCGATAATCatggaggaagaagaattaaGTGATGCAGAAGAACTTACTGCAGGGGAGCGCCGTTTGCTGAAGCTAATTCTCAATGACGGGTGA